From the genome of Clostridiisalibacter paucivorans DSM 22131, one region includes:
- a CDS encoding ABC transporter substrate-binding protein codes for MKKIALMLVVVLVLFSVVSCGPKEEQSAEGPTELVISTWGYNEDILWEDVFKPFEEEHNVKIVLETGNNSERLTKLKTNPNSTVDIMYLAEAFAQQGIDEGLFEEIDYSKLSNGEYIHPKAQYIVDRNSGPAYTLNRAAICYDPNNVDIEINSWNDLWDPSLKGKISIPELSTTFGPSVMYIASNKAGVDITTDNGEAAFNELEALKPNLVKTYSRSSDLANMFSNGEIAVAVTADFAFDRIKDAVPDAKYIDPAEGGYINFNTINIVKGTENLDLAYEFIDYALSKEVQDRTSKSLSESPINTQVELSEEDAAKLTYGENVDKGNTIDYTFVNTVMNEWINTWNRILNQ; via the coding sequence ATGAAAAAAATTGCTTTAATGCTTGTAGTAGTTTTAGTATTATTTAGTGTAGTAAGCTGTGGTCCTAAGGAAGAACAAAGTGCTGAAGGTCCTACAGAGTTAGTTATTTCCACATGGGGATATAATGAGGATATCCTTTGGGAAGATGTATTTAAGCCCTTTGAGGAGGAACATAATGTAAAGATTGTGCTGGAAACAGGAAATAATTCAGAGAGACTTACAAAGCTTAAAACTAATCCCAATAGTACTGTAGATATCATGTATTTGGCAGAGGCATTTGCACAACAGGGAATAGATGAAGGATTATTTGAAGAGATTGATTATAGCAAGCTTTCTAATGGGGAATATATACATCCAAAGGCTCAATATATAGTGGATAGAAATTCTGGACCTGCATATACATTGAATCGTGCAGCTATATGCTATGATCCCAATAATGTAGATATTGAGATAAATTCTTGGAATGACTTATGGGACCCATCTCTTAAAGGAAAGATTTCTATACCAGAGCTTTCTACTACATTTGGTCCATCTGTAATGTATATAGCCTCCAATAAGGCAGGTGTAGATATAACTACAGACAATGGAGAGGCAGCATTTAATGAGTTAGAAGCCCTTAAACCTAACTTAGTTAAGACATATTCAAGGTCTTCAGATTTGGCAAATATGTTTTCAAATGGAGAAATAGCTGTGGCAGTAACTGCTGATTTTGCATTTGACAGAATCAAAGATGCAGTACCAGATGCAAAGTATATAGATCCAGCAGAAGGTGGGTATATAAATTTTAATACTATAAATATAGTTAAAGGGACAGAAAATTTAGATTTAGCCTATGAGTTTATAGACTATGCATTGAGTAAAGAAGTACAGGATAGAACATCTAAATCATTAAGTGAGTCTCCAATAAATACCCAAGTTGAATTATCAGAAGAGGATGCAGCTAAACTTACTTATGGTGAAAATGTAGATAAAGGAAATACAATAGACTATACGTTTGTAAATACTGTTATGAATGAATGGATTAATACTTGGAATAGGATATTAAACCAATAA